A region from the Halosolutus gelatinilyticus genome encodes:
- a CDS encoding J domain-containing protein — MTEDFYDLLEIPSDAPQDDVKEAYREKVRIYHPDLNDDDRAQAQFTAVKKAYDILGDPVERQAYDRLGHEDYVAKRTSGLPSPEVWKTDDESRSSADDSEASTESRSRTGSAGSATASSTASAASSTAGAAGTVGSTAAGATASSTGTSSGAATATNGTTASGTNASSASGTNASTATANGRNGSSDPDGTTRETAHAGGTAADRRPGTGSETGPDRFGDTAVVRWWRRQNFAWPLIWLSVLTYLAGLVHYGVRNDDALATLWTELVAIGAAPEGLWTAVSTDRYGLQPLTDFVMTAEPVAPPAEPVQWYGALAGVVAAALAVLLLVRVVYRRETWGPVTIDETIVAAVAIGATTTVLGGPLLAGAILMPMLFGVIVTRTRQLPGWSPSYLYVALVSVPAIALVGGTVGVAILPIEFLAFVVLPIVGGLGLPLRASIRKRFGR, encoded by the coding sequence ATGACTGAGGATTTTTACGACCTTCTCGAGATTCCGTCCGACGCCCCCCAAGACGACGTCAAGGAAGCCTACCGGGAGAAAGTCCGGATCTACCACCCCGACCTGAACGACGACGATCGGGCCCAAGCGCAGTTCACCGCCGTGAAAAAGGCCTACGACATCCTCGGCGATCCCGTCGAGCGACAGGCGTACGATCGGCTGGGCCACGAAGACTACGTCGCGAAGCGAACGAGCGGATTACCCTCGCCGGAGGTCTGGAAAACGGACGACGAGTCGCGGTCGTCGGCCGACGATTCCGAGGCGTCGACGGAGTCGCGGTCGAGAACCGGTTCGGCGGGATCGGCGACCGCGTCGTCGACCGCCTCGGCGGCGTCGAGTACGGCCGGCGCGGCCGGAACTGTCGGCTCGACTGCGGCGGGTGCGACCGCCTCGTCGACCGGAACCAGTAGCGGCGCCGCGACGGCGACGAACGGCACCACCGCATCAGGGACGAACGCTAGCAGCGCATCCGGGACGAACGCCAGCACCGCGACCGCGAACGGTCGCAACGGGAGTTCCGATCCCGACGGAACGACCCGCGAGACCGCACACGCCGGCGGGACGGCGGCCGATCGCCGACCCGGAACCGGATCGGAGACCGGCCCCGATCGATTCGGCGACACCGCCGTCGTCCGGTGGTGGCGCCGGCAGAACTTCGCCTGGCCGCTGATCTGGCTCTCGGTGCTTACGTACCTCGCGGGGCTCGTCCACTACGGCGTCCGGAACGACGACGCCCTCGCGACGCTATGGACCGAACTCGTTGCGATCGGCGCCGCGCCCGAGGGGCTGTGGACGGCCGTGTCGACCGATCGGTACGGTCTGCAACCGCTGACCGACTTCGTGATGACCGCCGAACCCGTGGCGCCGCCCGCCGAACCCGTGCAGTGGTACGGCGCGCTCGCGGGCGTCGTCGCGGCCGCCCTCGCGGTACTCCTCCTCGTGCGGGTCGTCTACCGCCGGGAGACGTGGGGCCCCGTCACGATCGACGAGACGATCGTCGCCGCGGTCGCGATCGGCGCGACGACGACCGTCCTCGGCGGGCCGCTGCTCGCCGGCGCGATCCTCATGCCGATGCTGTTCGGCGTCATCGTCACCCGGACGCGCCAGTTGCCCGGCTGGTCGCCGTCGTACCTCTACGTGGCGCTGGTGTCGGTGCCGGCGATTGCGTTGGTCGGCGGCACCGTCGGCGTCGCGATCCTTCCGATCGAGTTCCTCGCGTTCGTCGTCCTCCCGATCGTCGGTGGCCTGGGGCTGCCGCTGCGAGCGAGCATTCGGAAACGATTCGGCCGCTAG